The Meriones unguiculatus strain TT.TT164.6M chromosome 1, Bangor_MerUng_6.1, whole genome shotgun sequence genome has a segment encoding these proteins:
- the C1H11orf87 gene encoding uncharacterized protein C11orf87 homolog, producing the protein MSARAPKELRLALPPCLLNRTFAPHNASGGSNAGVRGSGAGGGTCITQVGQQLFQSFSSTLVLIVLVTLIFCLIVLSLSTFHIHKRRMKKRKMQRAQEEYEKDHCSGIHGGGGLPRAGVQAPTHGKETRLERQPRDSAFSTPSNATSSSSSSSPGLQCQGPCAPPPPPPAPSPHGAQAASSSLDTPGEGLLQTVVLS; encoded by the coding sequence ATGAGTGCCAGGGCGCCCAAAGAGCTGAGGCTGGCACTGCCGCCTTGTCTCCTGAACCGGACCTTTGCTCCCCACAACGCCAGCGGAGGCAGCAACGCAGGTGTCCGCGGCTCAGGCGCAGGTGGAGGCACCTGCATCACGCAGGTGGGACAGCAGCTCTTCCAGTCTTTCTCATCCACGCTGGTGCTGATTGTCCTGGTCACCCTCATCTTCTGCCTCATCGTGCTGTCCCTCTCCACCTTCCACATTCACAAGCGTAGGATGAAGAAGCGGAAGATGCAGAGAGCTCAGGAGGAATATGAGAAAGATCATTGCAGCGGCATCCACGGTGGTGGGGGGCTGCCCCGGGCAGGCGTTCAAGCCCCAACCCATGGAAAAGAAACCCGGCTGGAGAGGCAGCCCCGGGACTCCGCCTTCAGCACCCCCTCCAAtgccacctcctcttcctcctcttcgtCCCCTGGTCTCCAGTGCCAGGGTCCCTGTGCGCCCCCGCCTCCGCCGCCGGCCCCCAGTCCACACGGAGCACAGGCAGCTTCCTCCAGTTTGGACACACCTGGCGAGGGCCTTTTGCAAACGGTGGTACTGTCCTGA